A genomic stretch from Nitrospiria bacterium includes:
- a CDS encoding efflux transporter outer membrane subunit, translating to MLASAVAAATLAGCAVGPDFARPAPPRADRYTPQPLAGEAAKPEDDSAQRVVPGEQLRRDWWRLFQSDALDDVVKRALEGNRTLVAAAATLAQAQELAAAQGGTLAPRVGLTAGAGRQKYGAEFLGPLPKPPPFTYFAVGATVSYALDYTGGFARSVEQQYAIADYQRNQLDAAYLAVSGHAVLQALKIAELRAQIATVEAILDEDRENLNLVQVAFDAGSVSHLDIVTADSQLASDTTLLPPLRQELDLAQHALAIILGRPPAGVALPELDLSHLTLPRELPVSLPSELAHRRPDILAAEAQLHAATAAVGVATANLYPRINLTASTGQQAVDFDHLFDRGSNVWSYTGGLLAPLFDGGTRRAERRAAMDAMHASAANYEQTVLAAFGQVADSLQALDHDAEQLNAQAHAQDAARENLDLTRESYSEGNVGVLQVLDAERLYQQARLGYVRAQAQRYLDTVQLFLSLGGSGPGSDATGEDHSHPSPRQHP from the coding sequence ATGCTGGCCTCGGCCGTCGCCGCGGCGACGCTCGCCGGGTGCGCCGTGGGCCCTGATTTCGCGCGACCCGCGCCCCCGCGGGCCGATCGCTACACGCCGCAGCCGCTGGCCGGCGAGGCCGCGAAGCCCGAAGACGATTCCGCGCAGCGCGTGGTGCCGGGAGAACAACTCCGCCGCGATTGGTGGCGTCTGTTCCAGTCGGACGCGCTCGATGATGTCGTCAAGCGGGCTCTGGAGGGCAATCGCACGCTCGTCGCGGCGGCGGCCACGCTCGCGCAGGCCCAGGAACTGGCTGCCGCGCAAGGGGGGACCCTGGCTCCCCGGGTCGGTCTCACCGCCGGAGCCGGCAGGCAGAAATACGGCGCCGAGTTCCTCGGTCCCTTGCCCAAACCGCCGCCGTTTACCTATTTCGCGGTCGGAGCGACGGTCAGTTACGCGCTCGACTATACGGGAGGTTTCGCGCGCTCGGTCGAACAGCAATATGCGATCGCCGACTACCAGCGAAACCAGCTCGACGCGGCCTATCTCGCCGTTTCCGGCCACGCGGTCCTGCAGGCGCTGAAGATCGCCGAGCTCCGGGCTCAGATCGCCACCGTTGAGGCCATCCTGGATGAGGACCGGGAAAACCTGAACCTTGTGCAGGTCGCCTTTGACGCGGGGTCCGTATCCCATCTGGATATCGTGACCGCGGACAGCCAGCTCGCCAGCGACACGACTCTGTTGCCGCCTCTGCGCCAGGAACTGGATCTGGCGCAGCACGCCCTGGCGATCATCCTGGGGCGGCCTCCGGCCGGCGTTGCCCTGCCCGAACTCGACCTGTCGCACCTGACCTTGCCTCGGGAGCTTCCGGTAAGCCTGCCGTCGGAACTCGCGCACCGGCGGCCCGACATCCTGGCGGCCGAGGCCCAGTTGCACGCGGCCACGGCGGCCGTGGGCGTGGCCACCGCCAATCTTTATCCTCGCATCAATCTCACCGCATCGACCGGCCAACAGGCGGTCGACTTCGACCATTTGTTCGATCGCGGGAGCAACGTGTGGAGTTATACCGGGGGGCTTCTCGCGCCGCTTTTCGACGGCGGCACGCGGCGCGCGGAACGGAGAGCCGCGATGGACGCCATGCATGCCAGCGCGGCGAATTACGAACAAACGGTTCTGGCGGCGTTCGGTCAGGTGGCCGACTCGTTGCAGGCGCTCGACCACGACGCCGAACAGCTCAATGCCCAGGCCCACGCCCAGGATGCCGCGCGCGAGAATCTGGATCTGACGCGCGAGAGCTACAGCGAAGGCAACGTGGGCGTACTGCAGGTTCTCGACGCCGAGCGGCTGTATCAGCAGGCCCGCCTCGGCTATGTGCGCGCCCAGGCGCAGCGTTACTTGGACACGGTGCAGCTCTTCCTTTCGCTGGGAGGATCGGGACCGGGATCCGATGCAACCGGTGAAGACCACTCACACCCGTCGCC